A single window of Apodemus sylvaticus chromosome 4, mApoSyl1.1, whole genome shotgun sequence DNA harbors:
- the Gpr61 gene encoding G-protein coupled receptor 61, with protein METSPIPQSSGNSSTLGRALQTPGPSTASGAPELGLRDVASESVALFFMLLLDLTAVAGNAAVMAVIAKTPALRKFVFVFHLCLVDLLAALTLMPLAMLSSSALFDHALFGEVACRLYLFLSVCFVSLAILSVSAINVERYYYVVHPMRYEVRMTLGLVASVLVGVWVKALAMASVPVLGRVYWEEGAPSVNPGCSLQWSRSAYCQLFVVVFAVLYFLLPLILIFVVYCSMFRVARVAAMQHGPLPTWMETPRQRSESLSSRSTMVTNSGAHQTTPHRTFGGGKAAVVLLAVGGQFLLCWLPYFSFHLYVALSAQPISTGQVENVVTWIGYFCFTSNPFFYGCLNRQIRGELSKQFVCFFKAAPEEELRLPSREGSIEENFLQFLQGTSENWVSRPLPSPKREPPPAVDFRIPGQIAEETSESLEQQLTSDIIMSDSYLRPAPSPRLES; from the coding sequence ATGGAGACCTCACCCATCCCCCAGTCATCAGGAAACTCATCCACGTTGGGAAGGGCCCTTCAAACCCCAGGTCCCTCCACTGCCAGCGGGGCTCCGGAGTTGGGACTACGGGACGTGGCTTCGGAATCTGTGGCCCTCTTCTTCATGCTCCTGTTGGATCTCACTGCTGTGGCTGGCAATGCTGCTGTGATGGCTGTCATCGCCAAGACACCCGCCCTCCGAAAATTTGTGTTTGTCTTCCATCTGTGTCTGGTGGACCTGCTGGCTGCCCTGACCCTCATGCCCCTAGCCatgctctccagctctgccctctttGACCATGCCCTCTTTGGGGAGGTGGCCTGTCGCCTCTACCTGTTCCTGAGCGTTTGCTTTGTCAGCCTGGCCATCCTTTCGGTGTCTGCCATCAATGTGGAGCGCTACTATTATGTGGTCCACCCCATGCGCTACGAGGTGCGCATGACACTCGGGCTGGTGGCCTCCGTGCTGGTGGGCGTGTGGGTAAAGGCCCTGGCCATGGCTTCTGTGCCAGTGTTGGGAAGGGTCTACTGGGAGGAAGGAGCTCCCAGCGTtaaccctggctgttctctcCAATGGAGCCGTAGTGCCTACTGCCAGCTTTTTGTGGTGGTCTTCGCTGTTCTTTACTTCCTGCTGCCCTTGATCCTGATCTTTGTGGTCTACTGCAGCATGTTTCGAGTGGCTCGTGTGGCTGCCATGCAACACGGGCCGCTGCCCACGTGGATGGAGACGCCCCGGCAACGCTCTGAGTCTCTCAGTAGCCGCTCTACTATGGTTACCAACTCCGGGGCTCACCAGACCACCCCTCACCGGACGTTCGGGGGTGGGAAGGCAGCAGTGGTCCTCCTGGCTGTAGGGGGGCAGTTCCTGCTTTGCTGGCTGCCCTACTTCTCTTTCCATCTCTACGTTGCCCTGAGCGCGCAGCCCATTTCAACAGGACAGGTGGAGAACGTGGTGACCTGGATTGGCTACTTTTGCTTCACTTCCAACCCTTTTTTCTACGGATGTCTCAACCGTCAGATCCGGGGCGAGCTTAGCAAACAGTTTGTCTGCTTCTTCAAGGCAGCTCCGGAGGAGGAGCTGAGGCTACCTAGTCGTGAGGGCTCCATTGAGGAGAATTTCCTGCAGTTCCTCCAGGGGACCTCTGAGAACTGGGTTTCTCGGCCCCTACCCAGCCCTAAACGGGAGCCACCCCCTGCTGTTGACTTTCGAATCCCAGGCCAGATTGCCGAGGAGACCTCAGAGTCCCTAGAGCAGCAACTCACCAGCGACATCATCATGTCGGACAGCTACCTCCGTCCCGCCCCCTCACCAAGGCTGGAGTCATGA